In one Nocardia tengchongensis genomic region, the following are encoded:
- a CDS encoding class I SAM-dependent methyltransferase: MSSGALPAAGVQGSDLWARVFAALYDPLLWLGEKAGMSARRRNLVGRARGRTVELGSGTGLNLGYYPDGLDELILTEPEPAMRTRLTRRMRRSRPHARVLDASAEQLPFADGTVDTVVSTLVLCTVDDPDPVLREIGRVLRPGGQLLFLEHVRSESPRLSLWQDRLAGPWRRFAEGCHCNRATLERIRASGLKLDDVQEMVWRGMPPIVRPLITGVAIKPSPTST, encoded by the coding sequence GTGAGCAGTGGCGCCCTACCGGCGGCAGGTGTGCAGGGCTCGGACCTGTGGGCCCGGGTTTTCGCGGCGCTGTACGACCCGCTGCTGTGGCTGGGCGAGAAGGCGGGGATGAGCGCTCGTCGGCGAAATTTGGTCGGCCGTGCAAGGGGGCGGACTGTCGAGCTTGGCAGCGGTACCGGCCTCAACCTGGGGTATTACCCGGATGGCCTCGACGAGCTGATCTTGACCGAACCGGAGCCCGCGATGAGGACACGGTTGACGCGGAGGATGCGTCGCAGTCGACCTCACGCACGCGTGCTCGACGCATCGGCGGAACAATTGCCGTTCGCGGATGGAACCGTGGATACGGTCGTCTCAACGCTCGTATTGTGCACTGTCGATGACCCTGATCCGGTGTTGCGGGAGATCGGGCGCGTGTTGCGCCCTGGTGGCCAGCTGCTGTTTCTCGAGCACGTACGTTCCGAGTCGCCGCGACTTTCCCTTTGGCAAGACCGCCTCGCCGGCCCGTGGCGCCGGTTCGCGGAGGGCTGCCATTGCAACCGCGCCACCCTCGAACGGATCCGGGCGTCGGGGCTGAAGCTCGACGACGTGCAAGAAATGGTGTGGCGGGGAATGCCCCCGATTGTTCGACCGCTGATCACGGGTGTGGCCATCAAGCCATCTCCGACTTCCACATAG